The Oryza brachyantha chromosome 7, ObraRS2, whole genome shotgun sequence genomic interval aaagtgGCAAGGTCATTTTAGTACTCTCGTTAAGTCGTTATGTGATTTAGTAAAAAATGCAAGATGATTAGTAGCGCTGGGAAGTGTTGGAAGAGAAGGACGGTAACCTAAAATTGATTTAATATTTGGTTGAATGCCGAGAATGCCCTTCGCTAATTAGATCGGCAAGGTTTTAGGTCTCGCGGTACGAACGGGTTCCAACACTCCAATGGCAGCGggagaaatataaaaatcccAAAATGGATAAAAGTTGTGCATTACCAACTGGATTAGGATGGGAAGTACACACTCTGTCTTGAAACATACTGGCTATGTTTGGATCTTAACAAAGTTACTTTAATCAATCAAAATTATAAAGGAAagttatttcaaataaaataaagtaagaGCAAGTATGAATGATCGATGCTATGTTGGTAAAATtattatactattatatattgtttgttttattgtgTGCTATTTAatttacaacaaaattttattgaaatcACCttgattttcaaaattttattgaaatcGCCTTGATTTTCCTATCTCCTCAAACTATCACATATTTCGGTCGTGATTGAAGATCAAACCTAACTAACTGAAACCGAATTGTTCAGTCTTAAGTTTTTTCAACGTAATTTGGTCTTTGGTTTTAGATAACtgaattttcttaaaaactgaagaccaaaaccaaaattaCCAAATAGACCGAACGTCCACTCCTAACCCCTAATTACAAGGATTGGTAAAATGGTCCATGTTACCACATGCCCATCATTCTAGTAAATGGTTTTGAAGAGGCTAGGCGTAATTTACCCACTTAAAATAGTTAAAGACATTAAATTCATAGTTTtaaactttgtgataaatgaTCGTTTAGGTTAATTATTAGAGTAGGAAAAAAAGGCACCAGGCCACAGCCTCTTTATCCGGGTTCAAATTAAAAGATACTCCTagttacatattataagatgttttactAGATATGtaaccacatatatttttgtgctctCTAAGTTTTTCCACAAAATTGCTTATCACCACAACCATGAGTATTTACATTTAAATGCGGCGCCATTACACCCCGAAaatgaacaaacaaacaacatgTTGATGCACCAATACACAGCCAACCTAAATGAATGTGAATAAAATTCACTATACCTATCATCAGAATTCTGACGACTGAAAATGCTATCAAAATTCCAGCACCTGAATCTATCATTCTATCTCACTATCTCTACCACACATTGGATTGGATCATTGGATTATCACTTGATCCTGATGGCTCCCATTCCAGGCATCGCCTTGTTGAGTATCCCCGGCAATGGCCACCCCGACCCTCTCACCCTCGACCTCTTCAGCGCGCCATTGCAATCCTCGTCTGagtcatcgtcgccgtcgtcgtcgaagtCGACGCACACGCCTTTCCCTTTCCGGTCATACAGCGCGGCGGCTTCAGGCGTCGTCCTCTCCGAGAAGCTCTCGTAGAGGTCGGGGGAGCGCTGCCGGAACAGCAGGTCGCTCGCCGAGCCGTACCCCATCAGCCGGTGCAGGCTGgagctctgctgctgctgctgctgctgctgcgtcgCCGCAGTCGCGTTGGGTGCCTCGTCGTCGATGCTGTTGAACGACGAGTTCCTCGACACGTGCAGTGGCTGCTCGTCCTCCGTGGAGTAGCTGACGTCGACGTGACCGAAGTCGTCCATGAACGCGAACGGGTCTCGCCGCGGGTGGCGTCGTGCCGCCTGTGAGCCGTCGGTGCTGTACTGATCGCCGTGCTTCTTCCTGTCCGGGTCCCGGTAGGAGTAGCAGAGGACGGCGGAGCAGGAGCCGCACTGCAGCTTGCGCACCGTCTTGGTCGAGACGGCGAAGTCGGCGGGCACCTGAACCAGCTTGAAGCAGCTGGAGCAGATGATGAACGGCGCGCCCTTCAGCACCGGCCGGCAAAGGTTCCTGGGTGGCGCCCTCCGCTTCACCTCCTTTGCCGCCGGTGGCTTCCGCGGCGTAGGAGGTTCTTGCGTTCTCGGCCCGCAGCAATGTTGTCCCCGGCAGCTGGTGCACGCTTGCTTGCCATGGTGGTGGCAGCAGCCGTGATGGCACGACGGCACATGGTGCGCGTCGTGGCAGCACGGATGATCAGCCCTGCACCGGCGGTACCGCCACGACGGCAAGCCACGGCCACGTGGAGGTGGAGCAGCAAGCTGACCGGGCTTGCCCGCACGAGCAATGTAGCCGGGACGGTGGACAGCAGCGTGACGCGCTCTGATGGCAGCGAGGCTCGttgccgccatggccgcgtcGCGAGGAGCGTAGCCTTCTTGCCTGGGAAGACGAggagggcgcgcgcgcgtcctTGGCTTGTTGAGTTCAGGAGATTTTCTGAAAAGTTCAGAGAGGTCATCTTTCAGGTTATCCACCGTCTTCAAGATCTTCTTCTGAAGTGGCGCCAAGCTTTCGTGGCCATGGGGAggactcctcgtcgtcgtcgtcttcctctcatccgcagcagccgccgcatCATCTTCCCGGTTCAACACGGCCGGTGCAGGCTGGGAATCTGCGGCTTGAGCTGAACTTGGTGTAACCTCGACACTCTGTGACGCTGTTTCCTCTGAATTTTTCTCGCCTGCAACCTCAGGTTCAGCTTGGCCATCTCTGCTCCTCTGCTCAACATCTTCAAGATTCGTGGTGCTACCGTGCTTTCTTCCCTCTGATAAGTGCGCCATGCTGTCAGATGCTCTATCACTGCACTGTGCACGAGCTGTATCTCCTACTGTGAAATCTTCAGAATGGCCAACAGCTTCCTGACTGGTACTCTGAacatgctcctcctcctcctcctcagctGGCAGCACTTGCTCGGGAGCATtgctcctcgccgacgcgagATCACTGGTCTCGCATCGGCTTGTCATGTCAGCTCCTTGCTGCCTCGTGGTGATTGGAGCTTCAGGAGTTGATCCACTGGTGCTTGCAACATCACTGGAGCCCAGGTGTTTGCTCGGAGGGGGCAGGCCACTCTCCAAAGAGGAGGGAGCACTGATCACCTCTTGTGAGCTGCCGGTGCGGGTTTTCGCTGCGCAAAGCACAATCCAATCAGTCAGAGACTGACAGCAAGCAAACAGCCAAGTGCCAAAAGATCAAATTCTCAACCATGAACAGCCTAGgatatatggatttttttacctCGGAGATTAGTGCCGCATCCACCGCATTGGTACACCGGCGCCCCAATGGGCTCCTGAAGAAGACTGAAGCATTTGGGACACCGCACATGGCGAACCACTCTGGCGTCTGAGATTGCCATGACCCGACAAGGCCCCAGAACATCACTCGTATCCAACCAGCGCTACCGATCAAGCTGGATGCCTGAGTTGGGAGACAGTGACAAGAATAACTCATCAGTGTTTTGTTTCATCGAATTTTGCTGTTTCTGACGGAAGAACAGAGGAATGCCAGGAAATTCGTACTAACGGTGTGGAATTTATCGCACTCAGAATTGACTGATAATGTATACTATAcatagtagaaaaaaaattgcttggTAAGGCCGTAAGCATCGAAAAGCGACATGTACGTTTGAACTGTTCGTCGAGGACATGATGCAATATTTTACCGAAGAAAAAACACCAATGGTGTACCACAACTCTCATGTCATTAGTCCTAactaacacaataattgtagCAACTATTTTCAGGTTAACAAGTACAAGTGCAACACGAAGTAGAGAATTTTGGACAGCATCTTCATGAACAGAAAGTCACGGTTTTGGCGTGTAAATGTGCGCACACAATGTGCATGCTGATGCCACGGCAGAAGAATGAACAGAACAGAAAGAGCCCAGCTATTGGACACTACAGTCTACATACTTACTGGAGATGCTTGCCCATTTCTagttaatttcaaaattccttaagtttttttttttgttctggaTACCTTATCTTTCCATGATGAAGAAACCCAGAAACATGTCTGAAACCATAAGAACAAAATCTAACTGAACTGATACAGTACCACCTAAACTAGCAGCAGAAGAAGCAAAAcagaggagaaagaagagagtcAGGTACAGGAGCACCCACtcacctctttttttttttctctggttGTTTTCGCTTTCCCCTTCCGTTCCGGACGCTTCTCCTAGCTCCTGCCTCTGCTCCAAATCCTCACAAGGTATCGCTCCGATCCTCGAGTTACAAACCTCCAAACTCAATCCTCggaagctaagctagctacaCGGTCTGTGCTTCTCCTGCTCCTTATTGAGacgcagagagagagagagagctccAATTCTTGGTAGTTATGGGTGCACTGACACCAGGAGGAAGCAGGCGTGTTGTATATTAGAGCAATAGAAAAAGCCGGGAAGAAGGAAGCAAGAAACGGGGGGAGAGGTTATCTCGGGGTGACGATGCAACACGATGCCCGCGTGGtggagaaatatttatatgcgatgaggaagaagaagaagaagagagagagagagagagagagaggggctgaCCGCTTCAGCGACAGCGAGTGGCATTGGACTCTTGGAGAAGAAGGGGGAAGAGATAGAGGGCCAGGTCGTATGGTGCGACCGTGTCGCCGACGCCAGTAGTCGCGGGCGCCACCGCGTCGTCGTATCCCGGTGCCCGCTCGCCGATGGCTGGCTGGCCTCGCTCGCTGCCTTCTGGATGCCAACGTGGCCGTGGCGAGCTCCGCGTGTGGGCGTTTCTGTCTGGATGGATGGCTGCGACGCGTGCCGCCGTGGTGGGTAGcggagccgtcgccgtcacgcggCCGGAGCGCCCGCAGAAGGGGAAAGCGGTTGCCTCGTGAGCTACTGTCCGGTCTTTTTCTACTAAAGTTGCTATGGCGGCAGACGAGTagattaactttatttttctcagTTCATATTAGCAGGAGTACTACCTTTTAATTAGTCTCGTGTTTCAAACAGGTCAAGAAACCAAAACAGATAGactattattattgtttgtgTGCATCGTTAGTTTGTAGTACCAAACGGAATAACATCATGGCCCGTATAGACTGCGCGGCTAACTTCGAtatgaaatttcttatataatattaaacatggttttatattatattataaaatatataatattaaagtCGTAATATAGTTTTAAAGTTGACCTAACTTGaatcaaacttttacatttgaTGCACCGTAAATTTAAacggtgatttttttatattatcttaataaCATAATAGATCTAATAATAATGCTATAGTagatatatattacttatttataataattgtcCATAacctattttaaatatatttttaggcatatgaggattttttagtttaatctTGCATGATATCCTCGTAGGGATCAGATGGCAACAGCGTcgattaaaaaacttttttcctttccttggacggcggcggcgccgattaaaaaaaacctgattttcccttctcttgtccgattccaaaaaatattatctttttatctcttattttccttcgacggctcaatccaaaaaaaaattctaatttttcatttttcttgtctgatccaaaaatcattatttttctttttccttttctggtCCGATCCAAAaatcattatcttttctttctccgATTCCAAAAGATCAccttttatccaaaaaattacgttcttttttctctaaaaaacttatttttatctcttattttccttcgatGGCTCGATCAAAAAATCTGATtccaaaaaatccaaaaaaatcatgttttttatccaaaagaaagttttttctcctaaaaatactctttttgaTCCCGGTGTGCGTCCATAGCGGACCCTACTGGGCCCACGAGACAAAGGAAACGGAAGCGATacgttcttttcttttgtccgattaattttttttgtccgattaaatttttttctttttttcttattttctctcgattaatataagattttctaacccGTGAGAATAAACATGGTGACTCTTTTTTctgttactttatatatataatatagattgTATggataacttttaaaaaaaacaaatggtatatttgtaaatagagaataatttataaataaaaattatatatatggcgatataaaaatcaatgctggaaataaactttataaaaaacaaagaatcaaacatactttaaatttaagattgaaaatttagattttagcttataaacataagcaaaataataaagataagAAGGTAATGATCCAGTTGTACGGTAGCCGCAACCATGAGAACGTGGCGGCAAAACAGGGCAGCAATACCGCATGAACCATGATGTt includes:
- the LOC102714659 gene encoding uncharacterized protein LOC102714659 gives rise to the protein MAISDARVVRHVRCPKCFSLLQEPIGAPVYQCGGCGTNLRAKTRTGSSQEVISAPSSLESGLPPPSKHLGSSDVASTSGSTPEAPITTRQQGADMTSRCETSDLASARSNAPEQVLPAEEEEEEHVQSTSQEAVGHSEDFTVGDTARAQCSDRASDSMAHLSEGRKHGSTTNLEDVEQRSRDGQAEPEVAGEKNSEETASQSVEVTPSSAQAADSQPAPAVLNREDDAAAAADERKTTTTRSPPHGHESLAPLQKKILKTVDNLKDDLSELFRKSPELNKPRTRARPPRLPRQEGYAPRDAAMAATSLAAIRARHAAVHRPGYIARAGKPGQLAAPPPRGRGLPSWRYRRCRADHPCCHDAHHVPSCHHGCCHHHGKQACTSCRGQHCCGPRTQEPPTPRKPPAAKEVKRRAPPRNLCRPVLKGAPFIICSSCFKLVQVPADFAVSTKTVRKLQCGSCSAVLCYSYRDPDRKKHGDQYSTDGSQAARRHPRRDPFAFMDDFGHVDVSYSTEDEQPLHVSRNSSFNSIDDEAPNATAATQQQQQQQQSSSLHRLMGYGSASDLLFRQRSPDLYESFSERTTPEAAALYDRKGKGVCVDFDDDGDDDSDEDCNGALKRSRVRGSGWPLPGILNKAMPGMGAIRIK